Genomic DNA from Callospermophilus lateralis isolate mCalLat2 chromosome 11, mCalLat2.hap1, whole genome shotgun sequence:
ggaggaggaggaggaggccagaGGCAGCCTGTGCTTCAAAGACTCTCATGACCTAACCAAGAGGTCGGAGGAGGAACCTCTTAAGTCACTTTATAAACCAGCAGCAGTGACAGGAGCCCTTGGGAAGGTGAAGTTTTTCCTCCTGAAACAAAAGTTCCAGAGCAGTGCAGGCCAGAGATGGTGTCCCTTGAGGCCACATTGccattatgtcttttttttttagaaaaatgccCTGTCAAGGGCTGTGCCTGCTTTCTGGCCCCAGTTTTATCCAAACTAAGTCTCAGTGGCTCGTTTTTTGTTTTCAGAGACCTCAGATCCAGGAGCATCTTGGCACAGAATTTGCCAAGAGCGTCCCTTCAGCTCACTCTGTGCTGGGCCCCCACCCCCCCAATTACGTTTTGTGGGGGGGGGTGCTCGCTTTTTATTGTCTTATTTTCTCCACGGAATGGGTCATCCTGCTCCTTTAAAAAGAACAGTGAGAGAGCAGGAGCCACACTGATTTTTAAGGTGGAGATGAGACAGGGCTTTGCAATTCATAGAGCTTCACCAGGGGTGGAGGCCTGGTGTCTAAGCAGCAGCCATGCTTACCTTAAAAAACACTGGGCttgggttggggctggggctcagtggcagagcatttgcctagcaatgtgtgaggcactaggtttgagccttagcaccacatataaataagcaaatagaataaagatattctgtccatctacaaccacacacaaaaaaaaaaattcaaacaaaacagaacaaaactggATTTGGCAATGTTCCTTGTAAGGGGTTCGAGACAGCAGTGTGCATGGCTGCAATGGAGGTGGCTTGCAGGATATTTTAAACTGGGTGGAATTCGGTGcctaatcatttaaaaaatggccGAGAGAATCTTTCATACACCGGATACCACTCATTTTCAGTGATGAATTCTGCTCCTTCGCACGatgaagtataacattagagaagcatgccaaggcaagcatgtgaagcagggtttatttaaaaagggggtaACATAGGTTTCtccagggagggagaagggggccatacctggtatcctggtatctcaAGAAGCAAGGCCTTCtgtcttttttttatatatcttaggtttcctttgttctcctgctctcttctcCTTATCTCTTTCCTTCCTGGTCCTGACCAGGCCCAGGAGATGCtcggtgggatggccaaaaggtgagaagcagatggaAGAGGGGAAGGGCCTGGTTGGGAGGATGGAGCAGCCCTGGAGCCTGGAGTAGCCCAGGACATGGTAATCAACAACCTTAGAACTCTCTGTAGGGAGGAGCAATTCCTGGGaccggttaccttagcaacaggttggagctgaGGCTGTTATCTTAggatggaggaagggctctgaaggcatttcagtcccttcaggggacagtctccaacttccagactcactcaaattggcctccttgatccgccctgactcaatttacctatctatactatCTAATTCTGCCTTCATACCTATCCAAATCCCAACTCACAAGTCAGAAGAACAAGTAGGGGTGCAGGGCCCTTTTGTGTATGATCCTCCCCTCGAACACTCAAAATAAAAGCTGTTCCATCTCTCTGAGGTCTGCCGAGGTCGCATGAGCAGAGTCTTCTGTGCAGTTTGCTTCCGGCCCCTTCCCACCCCATCCCGCTGTGCAGTGCTTGCCTTGCCCCTGCCAGGCCTCCAGGGTCTCAGAGTGTCCGACCAAGTGAAAGTCCCACTGCGGCAGGGAATGTCTGCATTGCtgctctggggaaaaaaaagaaaaagggcatcTCCACTGCAGGCCCTGCCACCAGGTCCCTTGGCCACCAGACTCAGAGGGATCTCCAGGCCCAGACCAAGTCCCTTGTGTTTGTTTTACACTAATAATGGCATTTCCTTGGCTTCCCAGAAAACATGCCCTTTCCACAGCGACTGGCTCCATCAAACATCATGCACAGTTGGACTTGGACCCTACATGGCTttttttcttcttacctgttttgttttcttgataattCCCTTGGCACCTATTGCTTACTTACTCTGTCAGAGATCATAACTATTTGCACTCATGCAAAGGAAGTCTGGAGATACGGGATCTAGGGATGCAGTCTCTCTCTTGTCTTCCCATTTTTCCTTGAAGGAGGTGTCCTTGATTTGCCTCATCACAAGATGGCGGCAAGAGCATCAGCCATCAAGTCTGAGGTCCTCAGAGAGTGTAAGGGTGTATGTCAGCTAATTCAGCCCCTATAAAAAAAAGAGCTCTCATAAAGGCTACCCTGGGGAAATCTCTGCTGAGATTACATAGCTCAGAACAGTGCCATATAACACCCCTGCCCCACGTACTGCAATTTTTTTGTTAACCCGAGcacattgtttttccaattagcaATTTGTCAGGAAGAAGCATAGAATTGGGcatttgaagaaatgaaacttaaAAATGTCCACCTCACTATTTTGTGGTGGAGACTAAGCCTATCTGTTTCAAGCATATCAGTGTTTGATGGAGTGGTAGCATATGAAAATAGGACTTGCTTCTGTCTCTCTGGGTTTATTCCCCCCTCAGGGCATTGTTCACAGACTGAGCACACCCTGCAACAATACCTGATACCACGATTTGTTCTCCATCTAATTAACTCCAATGCACCATTTCATTTTTAGGGAGAAGACGGATGGCatcagaaaaaatattcaacctACTTATCTTCAATGGAGCATTTAAAACCAGAGCAGATATTTTGCACAGAACCTTTTTTTAACACTCACAGAAGCAACTAATTGTTATTTCAGACATAGCTGTCCAcaagctgttaaaaaaaaaactacgaAAATGGTTGACGATACTGCCTATGTTATCATTATATAAGACAGCTTTCTTATTATCACCAAATAGAGTTTGCACTACAGAGAATAAAGTATCTGCACATTCATTTAGCATTATTTTAAGATCTTTATTATTAGCCTTGGGGAGTTTCCAAGTGTGTTAGAAATCAACACAGAAAATTAGAGACAACTCTTACACAGCAATGCTGATTTTACATTCTCTTCCATTTGAGGATTTGGTTATAGAGGCACACAGCACAGAAGAATGTATTTAACTGAATGTCAATACCCCTGATCTGATATTATCCAGGCAAACATCACCCAGGAAGCTAAATGAGGAAAGAAAACTAGACCTGGGGAaagtaaactaaaaaaaaaaaaaaaaaaagtgaggagtGCTTTCTGATTATTGTCCTGATTATTCTTATTCTTTTTCTACCTTGGAGATTGTAATACTCTAATTTTGTCAATTATTGCTGCTATAAAATCCAAAttttccatgtgtgtgtgtgtgtgtgtgtgtgtgtgtgtgtgtaatttaaaaagaaaatggaatttgCATTCCTGAAGCAAgacataaaaaaaatgtgcaaaatGTTCATCACTTAGATCTCTGATTGTTAAGGTCCAGGAGAGTTTTGCAACTTATGACCTAAGCAAATTTTTTATTTCACAAGTCAGCGGGAATGACAGATTTTTCATGTGTTCATTTAAAAAGTAACTTGCTTCTGGGCAGTAGAAAGAGGGGAAAGAAGCAATGAAGGAGAGAAGCCAGGCAGGAagggaagagaggaaagaaagaaaaatgtggggggagagagagagagagagagagagagagagagagagagagattgattttccagaaagaaaagagaaactgtGTGTATGTCTATAGAGatgtatatttaaataaaataaacaaataaaatctgtGGCATACACTATTGCCAGAGCAGTAAcaacagaaaacacacacacacacaaataatttcAAATGTAACTAATAATGCCTCAATTGATAATTCTGAAATTGATTCTTCCCTCAAAGGTGATTGAATTTATGCCTAAAGTAATCATAATTTGATAGCTATTAACCTAGAAACAGAGTATATAAATTTATCCCATGTTCTAAAATGTAACTAGTCCCTTAACATTTAGATTCttcatttaatatatattaaaattgccTTGTTTGTATTATACTTCACAAAATCATCCATAGGAATGCTTGCTCCAAGTTCAAcaaaagattttattttcaatttcgaACTAGAGGCATTTATGTCTTATAAGGTGACCAAGATGTTTCTGGGCACAAATGAATATATCCTTCTCTCCTCACCTGCTCCAAGGAGCAGGGAGTGGGAGGGGGGGGAGGCTTCTATTCCTTGTATAGCAGCCCATACTGCAGGCTTTCAGGACAGAGGCAAAGTTCTCTCTCAAAGGGTCTGAGGATGTCCACAACTGTCTTTGAGAGAGTGACACTGCTCTAAATAGCAACGTCAACGTTTCTTCTGCCACAGGGTTAGTTGGCTCCAGAGCTCATTAGTCACCCAGGCAAGCGGCAGTGGGAAAAGTCCCAGAATTGGTGCACTGTCCAGTTTTTTTACAGCCTCTGTCTCTGCCTGCTGATACTGAGACACCGTGAGAGGCAGATTCGGTGACTCGATCTGGCCAATGATTTCACATTTATGTATCTCAACATGACGGTACTCAAGGCATGGCTTCTATGTCTTGGTTAGATGACAGGATGCTTTTTACAAGAAAGCACTCTCCGGTTATCATTTTCTATAGATTAAAAAAACTTACGCATTCTAGTTTTCCTGTCTTCCATTCTTTCCTGATTTCAGCACCTGGCCTTTATTCCCCATTACTGAAAATTGCTCCTCCAATTGAAGATACAAGTGAATGAGATAATGAAAGGAGATGAAACTTACTCTGTTAGTCTTCATAATAGATTTCTAAACCAAattggctagcaaaaaaaaaataaattttaatgacaTAAAGCTATGgagtttatatattatttttttacgaGTTTAACCTACTCTACGTACTACCATCACCAGAACACAGCTGTGACATTTTTTAAAGCCATGATTACAACTACTTGCCTTAGGTGATTGGCTGAAGATAAAGTGATCAAGTAGAAGCCCTGCCTGTGTGCAGGATTACATCTGGGACTCTATGGAGACTCGATTTAGAGTCAGGAGAGCTTTCCGATAGGGAGCTTCCTTACACTCCTCCTCGACGGAGGCGGTGGTCTCCTCTGGGTTTTCACAGCTGCTGACGATGGCAACTGCACTGAAGGACCTTCTTCTGACACTGGTGTCAGAGGTACAGGATTCTCGGACGGGTGATGACTTCCCCATGTTGTGTAGCTGCTGGTCTTTCCAGTCCAGCTGTTTGGCACTGCAAAAGGGGGCATACACCTCCACACTTCCCTCAAACTGCAAGCAATTCACTTTGTAATGCTTCCTCTTCACCTCCAAGACATCGTTAAACCTGTGGCCCCAGAGGATTTCTCGGGGCACGTAGGAGCTCCTCGATTGGTGAGAGGTCCCAGTAGAATCACCAGTGTAGATGAAGGTCACCAAGATCTCAAAGTTGTCTTTGGCCACGGCTTTGCGATCGAGGGCATACAGGGGACTCTCAGGGTCAATCTCGTGAACGATTGTGACTGGGGTCACGAGAATGATCTGGTCATTGACCAGCTTGAGGTCTTTAAACGCCATGGTCATCCGCCCTTCGCTGTCTTCTGTATAGCGGAGAAGCTGGGCTCTCACTGTCCCTTCTACCACGTGGTTTGGTCGGAAATCACCAATGCGCCACATGAGGCAAAGCTTCCCATCCCTCATGCCTATCAGAGCAAAATAGCTAAATCGGATGGTCTGGGCTCGCTTTCGGGCAGTTGCCATTTTGGCCAGGGCAGCTCCAATGATGAAGGTGTTGATGATGCAGCTCAAGATGGACTGCAGGATCACCGTGAGCACTGCCACCGAGCACTCCTCCGTGACACAGCGGTAACCGTACCCTATGGTGGTCTGGGTCTCCAGGGAGAATAAAAATGCCCCCGTGAAAGAGTGAACATTGTCGACACAAGGTGTGATGTCTGGGTCATTGAGCAGGTCTCCATGATGAAAGGCGATCAGCCAAAAGACGGAGCCAAAGATCAACCAGGAGAGAATGTAAGACAAAGAAAAGATCACAAACATGTGGCGCCATTTGGTGTCCACCAGAGTGGTGAAAATGTCCACCATGTAACTCCCCCATTCCCCAAAAATGTGCTTGAAGTACACGTTGCAGTTGCCGTCTTTGTGCAAGAGACGCCGTCTGGCCCTCCTCTTCTCAGCTATGATGTGCTCTGGGGGGTAGCCTGGGTATTTGGAGTCCACGTTTACAATTCGATAGCTGCTGCCGTAATAGCTCATTCTCTGTCGTGTCCTTAGAGCATTCAGTTGAGTTCTGTAGCAGTAATCGTTCTAGGTGTGTTAAtggttcttgattttttttttttcagttaagacctaaataaataaataaataaataagaaaattaaaccCACTTAACTTTAGCTTTGGATTTCTACCTTCATAGCCATTGGACAAATCTGCAGCAATTATCTGCCATCTGAAATAGCTACGACTTCGTTTGAACCATAGAGACATTCAGTATTGATTTCTCGTTTCAGTTTAGAATTCAATAGAGTCGTGATAGCAACAAAATATGCAATTagggaaaataacatttttttttctatatgcgGAAAGCTTGAGTAAACACCATGATTATACCAAATGATGCCTCACTACTCTTTCGGACCTGAGGATAGAaaacatttgcttttgtttttgtagaCTCTTCTTGCATGAGGGCATCTAGAAAATAAACTAATTCATAATAGGCAAAGGTAAACTATGATTTGGTTATTTGTTCAGCAGTCTTATAAGTGTTCCCAGTGCTGAATCCATACGGTTTTCCTTGGAGAACAACACAAGAAAGAGTTTCTACCTCCACTTAATGGAACTTACGTGCTGGTTGCTAATAAGTGGTCCTCACCTCCACTGCCTGCTGCTTTGTCTCTCTTCCCACACACACTTCTCTTCCTTGTGTGCTTCCCAGGATAGAGCAGAACCCCGGAGCATCTACTGCAGATTAAACACCTTCCCCCTAGCTCCACCCTTAGTTTTAACTGGAAAATACCTTTCTTAGCCCAGAGGAGTTAAAACCACTCCCAGGTAAGCTTTCGGTAAGGTGTAGAGTTGCTTCTGCCTTTGTCTCATAACATCCatcctttctttcattcttttatcCGCCCCCCCCACCCCAGACATTGGCAGCTCTTCTCTTTCCCTCTGAATAGAAACCTAAAATTTGCCAaagttgctaatcttgttctctcTTAAAGGGAGCCTACTGCCACACAGTTGGATCCTTCTCTCTAGCTCTTCATTGGTTTTCCGATGCCTTCACAACCAACTCCAGGCAAAGTATCATTGTTCTCCCTTTAAGCTCAGCTGTGACAAAGTTAAAGCACATCATATAGTTTTCAGTATCCTTGATACAGACCAATGGATTTCCCAGATCAAGTCTGAAAGTAAACTCTAAAAATACCAAGTCAAAAATCCTCTTAGTCACTTCTGTATGAAAATAAAACAGAGAAAGAACTAACTTTGGACCATTTTCATGATTTAGTGATTATTAAGAATGTGTGTTCTGCCTACTCCACTTATGCTAGATGGGAGAGAGGGAGTGCAGGAAGGGAGATTATACAAGAAGATCCTGCCATTCGGCTGCATAGAAAATGCAGTAAGAATAAATACTGTCCCTGACACTAAGATCCCCTGCTGCCAACCAGGGAAAAGAGTCACTAAATACTCACTCAACACCCATCCTCCCtgaaaaagggaagaaagagtTAACTACTCCCACTGAAATTGAATCATTGTCCTCTCTCTGCTAGGGATCAGGCCCACTTACAATGAACTCTTTGTTTAGTGGACCACTTAGGAGGAGGCACTCTGCTCACCGCCCCAAAACACTGTTAGGCTCCAGTGGATTTCTCTGTCCACCTGCCTGCCTCTCAACTTGATCTGTTCTGAGTAGCCATGTCCTCTTGCCGGTCAGCACTGACAGCAGGGTTTGGGGAGGATGATTCTATAACTTCAGAACATGACCTGGGGCTGCCAAAATGCTTTCTGGAATATAGAACGTAAAATAGTGCCATAAACTTTGTCCGtagcataaataaatagaaaatttgccaaaatttagTTGCTTTAACAATCACCATCCATTGGCCCTTGGAGATTCCTGTCTCATTCACCATTAAATGACACTACAAATAGAAGTCACTATGGGATTCACTCTCTGCTCCTACTTGATCCAGGATGCCTGAGAATGGGATGAATTACAATCAGAGGCCCATAtgatttcaaattaaaaagcagaTGTGGAAAtaggattttttgtttttattacatGCTCCTACCCTGATTCCTTAAAGAAAACTGCATGTATCATGGGAGGCTGAAAGTTAGAAAGCACAGTTCATAAATTAAGAGCTACTGTGTAACTCTGCCCTTTCATGTTGCCAAAAGAGAAAAACACTTTTTATTTGAAATGGCATTTGGTTGGCATCCTTGTGAATTCCAGGGGTGCCAGCAACTGTTCTAAACAAGCCACTTTTAAAACACCTTCCAAAACACACTAATGGGTGCATGAATTTTCAATTAATTCAAGTTACCAGCGAGCAAATTCAATTATGTGGAAAATTTGTTGCTGAACAATGGAACAATTTTAGAAGTACAAGTTACAACTGTGAGAATTATGCGCCATCTTCTGATGTGGTTCATTATTGGGATCATTCATTGCAACTGATCTGGAGACAAGCTTTCAGATTCTACTAAGGTCCATAAACTGTATTCATTTATTCTTTGACTCTCTCTGATCATGGAATTGATGCATTTCTTATGACAAATGTCTTCAAGCTAAATGGAAGATGATAGCCAAATAAATCATATTACCTATTTCTCAGTGTACACTATGAGGAAAGAAGTTTATGGAAGCCCTTTGGTCAAAACAGCTAGATAAAATAAACATTAGCTAACCTCTTGGTTAGTACATTGTGTTAATTTGAACAACTGCTTCCCATCAACTAGCAAAGGAGAGCACCCGTGGATTGACTGGAATTCCATATTTAACATTGCGCTTCTTAGAATAAAACCCCAGCCTTATATTTGCCTAAATGTTTGCATAATCATCTTGCTGCcttcagttccatcatgaaaaagcaTTTGCAGTCTCCCTACTTCCGTATTTAATTTTGCATGTTGCTGTCTAGAAAGTGATGGTGACTGTTTTATtgggtttaaaattctttctttttaaaaaaaaattgagaaaggaAATTAGATCAATTATAATTTCAAAATTATGGAACATGAAGTTCCAAGGTAAGTGCTGAGGCCCATTTTGCCAGACAGTTAACCACAAAGGTGGGGAGAGCCCTGAGATTCCTTGGTCACAAGCATGGACTCTTACAAATGAGACCAGAGTAAGGAGAGTTGCAAGGTCGGGATGTCAGAGCCTCAGCAGGTCATCAGAGCTTGTTAAAATGTCCAaaacaccaagaaaagcccaagagGCCCCTTGACTTACTTGATGCCCCCGGAGGGAGTCGGGAGAGAAGAAGTTGGTGGGGTCAGACCACCCAATCCTGCTGGCCACTTTTCTCATCTAGCTTATCATATGAAATTCagacataaaaaaaaatgtttcttaatCAACTCGACTAGCAGGATATGCATCTAGTTCTTAACCTTCTAAGTCttcaatggattaaaaaacagtCAACTAATTCAGCACATTTCACATGGGACATCAACAGCAGGGAATATTTTTAACAAAGCCTACAAgtatccaacatgtttttcttcatttcttgaTGTACAAAATTGCCTCAGTCAGACTCATAGatttttaagcatttttttctGCCATTTTGCCACATTGTctcattcatttattgattttgcATACTATTGCAGATAGTCCTTCAAAAGTAAGCTTTTGGGGGGCTGAaggactagggattgaattcagggttgATTTGCTACTGAGAAACATCctctctcctttttattttttgagataggatctcactaaatttctaaggctctcctcaaacttgcaaccctcttgcctcagcctccagagtacttGGAATTATAAGGGAGAGCCACTGCACCTGGTCCAAGGTAGACTTTTTGTTAGCATGCTGAGGGTACATACTGGTGCCACATTGATAATAAAATCTGATCTTGTCTCCAGCATCTACTTAACATAAATATATTCATTGCCTGGTTCGTTGTATAATTTGTGATGGGTTTAGACCCAAACAAATGGTCTAAAaattctttggtaaattcaattaCTATTGTCCGTGCCCTTTGAGGTTAAAAGTACCCTCTTTCCCACATCAAAGACCAGAGAAGTCAATGCAAGTCATCAGTAGTAATCAAAGTACTCTCCTGGCAACTATTAGATAAGTTTTGGTGGAAATGTGAGAGCCGACTGGATAGAGAGTAGAAAAGATGGCCTAATTCCTCAAGCAGGTCGTTGGCCTTGAACACAGGCTTGTTTGGTGGAGCTCTGCAGGAAGCAGCAAAGACTGAAGGGGTGGGAGAACAGATCAGTCAGGGAATGCAGACAGGTGGTGGCACAGTGCGGGTGGGCACTCCTCActgaggaaggggagagaggggaTGAGCTACGACAGACCCTACCCAGTCAGGCTGTTTTCCTACTTTGTTCAAAGCCTGTTCCACAGCTCCTTGCTTGGGGCAAGGGCCCTGTCTTGCTTGGAATTCTGATAAGACACACAGACACTTAGAGGGAGCTCTACATTCCGCCTCTGAATTCCTGCTTTACTCCGAACCTTCTAGGATACAGTCCAGACTTCTCCAAATCCCCCGATATCTGGCTTCAGTTTCCCCGTTGTTCATAAATCCCTGGCTTCCTTCACAGCTCCAGTTTGAGGCTGCAGTCGGGAATAGAAACACAAAGCATCACCAGTGACATTATCCCGAGGTCCTGTTTCCAGCCCCAGCTTTTCCTAAGGGGATATTTATATCCTCATCATAAATCCGTCCTCGCCCACATGCTGCTAtgttctataaggaagaagaaattTGGAGACCGGGATTTCGTTTTCCTCTGAATGTCAAGTTTGTATTAAAATCAGTTTGACcgttacatatatgtatgtatcaaAATATC
This window encodes:
- the Kcnj16 gene encoding inward rectifier potassium channel 16; the protein is MSYYGSSYRIVNVDSKYPGYPPEHIIAEKRRARRRLLHKDGNCNVYFKHIFGEWGSYMVDIFTTLVDTKWRHMFVIFSLSYILSWLIFGSVFWLIAFHHGDLLNDPDITPCVDNVHSFTGAFLFSLETQTTIGYGYRCVTEECSVAVLTVILQSILSCIINTFIIGAALAKMATARKRAQTIRFSYFALIGMRDGKLCLMWRIGDFRPNHVVEGTVRAQLLRYTEDSEGRMTMAFKDLKLVNDQIILVTPVTIVHEIDPESPLYALDRKAVAKDNFEILVTFIYTGDSTGTSHQSRSSYVPREILWGHRFNDVLEVKRKHYKVNCLQFEGSVEVYAPFCSAKQLDWKDQQLHNMGKSSPVRESCTSDTSVRRRSFSAVAIVSSCENPEETTASVEEECKEAPYRKALLTLNRVSIESQM